The Calliopsis andreniformis isolate RMS-2024a chromosome 5, iyCalAndr_principal, whole genome shotgun sequence nucleotide sequence CTATCAAAGTAAATCTCTCGATATTAAAACAAACAATCGCGAGCACGTATTTAAAACGTAATCTGTTTCACGTGTACGGTTTCTTGGAAAAGTCATTAACGTTACTATCCAACTCATAAAAATGAATCCCTTTGAAAGCACTGTATTGCATTCTAGACACATTCATATTTATCGACTCTTTGGAGGAAATTATGTCTCTTCCGTGTGTTAGAAATAACTCGATTAAACAGTATTAGACGTTTTGTATATAAAACTCGTGTATGTGTATTGCTAGCAAAGAACGACAGGTTaccttgcatattattcctcttTATGACGTATAAAGACAATAAGATTATATCTCTCACAGGCTAAGCTTGCGAAAAAACATCGTCTAATACATACTTTACTGTAATGAAGACTTTTTAAGACTTTATGCATTTAAACTGAAGAAAGAACGCAATTTATCAAATTTGATtccataaattattataataattatgaaaacacaaacttataaattataattaaatattgaaaaattgtatGATAACTGAACGACTGCTATTGACTTGTGTGAcgaaatttaaaatttgttgaAATTTTTTTGTTAAATTTACATACAATAAATGAGTACAGTTTACCACAAAAAATTAAGTTGAGCGTATTCCGAGAATTTTGTTTACCAACCAAGCCCTCTAGTTCTATTTCTACCTTCGAAACACGTGATTAACCAATCTTAGTTCCCCACTGAAATCATGTGGCCAATTTATTGTTCATCGACACTCTGCTCACTTTGGTGGCTCTTTTCGGATCTTTACGTAGTCATCGCAGCTCTGTCAAGATGAAAACCGTGCATCGCGTGAAGGGCCACCTGACCCGCTAAAAATAGCGAAAGCACTTTCATCTTTCCCGTCTCCGAGCAAAACCTTTGTCTCGAGGGGGTGACGAAATTCCAGTGAAAGAGATAAACGCTGAGGGCGCCACGAACAAGGGGTTCTATTAGTTACAAATGAAATTAACGCCCATGTCGGAGCAGAATTATTAAATACTGTCTCCAAAACACTTGTGGTAAGAAAAAATTCATTCCATAATTGATATGAAAGATGACTGATAAAGCCTCAGCTTTTATCAAATTTAGAACAAAAAGACGTAGAAAAAAAGGTATTTGTATTCTTGTCCAAATATGATAAATCTTTAAAAAAGGAGATATATAATTCACAAAAATGGcgtttatttatatattctttTAGTTTCGTTAAAAAATTACTTGAGAAAAGGCAATCAATGTAAATAATGAAATATGTATAAGAAATAATACTACCAGCCAACTTAATTACTTTGCTAATTCAAGTGTTAATAATATTCATGAGTAATAAACGATTGCCCTTCCACCCTTTTTAAAATTCATCTATAACGTACGCCTTTACTTTCAGCGTGACAACGCATTTAGCATCTGCGTGAATACTTAACAAACCAGTTGAAAACAAGTTCATCCAACTCGATTATCCTGTCTAGGGCTaccaaatatatttttaacggAGGCTGTCGATGCATTTTTTATGACCCAGAACCTGACTGCTTGCGTGAGAAGCATCACGAGAACTGTATTTGTTAACGGATTGGTCGATAATTGCAAAAGCAGGACCCAGCCACGTAATTTCACGCGCGAAAATGGCGTCTGTTTCTTTTCGTCTCCACTATTCGAGAAGATCACGCGAACTAGCAATTAGTACGTGCGCATTAATATGAATGGATAATACAAGCTGTTGCGAAGCATATTTTGTGGGCACTTGGGGACGGTAATCCTACTTTAATTATGAGAACAActaaaaagcagaaaaaaatgtagaaaatttTCATAGAATTAGTTACAGACATGAAGGTAATGAAGAAACTTCCTGTATGTATACGTCTGATAAGGCTGAGTTCTTTTGCTTGTAAGCTCTTTTCCATTGCCTAAAATATTGGCCTAGATCGTTAATATACCGCAGCCTTAATATTTGAGGAAGATAAAACCAGCAACGTGTAGCATTTGCTGGGAATATTTCGCTGAGCTAATGCAAGTGGAGGTTGCAGTCTTGCAGGGGTTCTGAATTAGGAATTTGGGCAATCAGGAATAGCttacaattatacatattaaagAACTAAGTATTATCTGACATGTATATACATGAActttgtttattatttttatatttagaatTTATCTCGTGAAAATATCCTACGAGAATATTCTTGACTCTAAAGAACAAGTAatgtattataatataaaaaataattaaattaggtAAGGCTACGCAAACCGTTACAAGATGGCGACGTTTACCCGCAAGCAGAGACAAATTATCTCACAGTTTCCCGTAATTCAAGGTTCAAAGGATATCGAAGACAGCACTCTGTCCGACTTAGAGGTATCTTTTACACTATCAGTGTGCTCACGTCAAACTTCTATCTAATTCTGTTACCAACGTCTCTATTAACTTTGGTAATACTGCTTTATCTTGGCGAATTAACCAGCTTTACTAATTCTAATTGCTTTGGTTCTACTTGATTCTGACATGTAACTCTCTTTGCAAGTGAGATAAAGGCTGAATAATATAGTGATGACTATCTCTTTGTTATGTACAATATTTGGTTTGCAGGTATAACAgtgattaaaaatattaattttttctgGTATTAACAATTATTTCAATCAGAGAATTATACCTATTTTTTGTATAacaattttattagaaaataaattcAGTGATTCAGATTTTTGATATAATGTACCTAATGATTGTAGTacgattttaattttaatataaatattattatacacTGAGTTAATTATCTATTGTCATTGTGATTAATTACTGCTAGCTAATCCACTACCAATATTATAAAAGTTAAGGTATTCGTATATTACAAATTGTTGGGAAGTGTCCATATTGCCGTAGACTTTATTACGCGAGGGTAGAACAACGAAGCATCTTCTTCAATAAAGAAGGACAAAATATTTACTTGGAAATTCGAATTTACTAGAGCTCTTAGACTATATACACAGGAAGTTTCTTTTTTGTCCAAAATGTGATACTACGAGTACAAAGTAAAAAGCATCACGTTACTAGGGGGAGAAAAAGAATAAGCTAATATAGCTTgagaaaaaaaaacaaagaaaCAGATAAATACACTTGAAAGAAAATTCTGTTAGACATTCTTGCAATTACTTAATCCTGCTCGAGAAATATCTTCCGTGGAAGTACAAACTTCATTAAAAGCGAATTAAGTCCAACAGCAATGAGCGAGTCTCTTGCTCCACCTAATGTACCTTGGTGTTTTTATTATAACATTCTAAGACAATTTAATACGATTCATAATTCTCTCACGACtcacaaattaaataaaagtttTTATTTATACCCTCTTTTCTTTATTCGAAGAAAGTATAGACAGAAAACATGCTCGTTTCGTGTATACTACGAACAGTTTGATAAGAATATTAGATAGCTGTTAGCATATACTAAGACAagtttattttcacaatgtgagTGGAACGCTTACTGTATCTAAAGGGAATACGAATTATTTCACGTGGAGATAAACTTATCGGCGATAAACACCTTATCGTGCCAAGCTACGCCAAATAAACCAGTCATTTTTGGTATCCTCATTTAGGTGATTCTTGACTCTGTCCGTCAAGATTGTGAATCGGTTAGCGATTTAGTCACAAAAACGATAAAAAAGAGGTCTTACTAACCCTTCCACTTCAACCTTTTTCGTCTAATCTAAAGCATATTGTTTTAATCATTAAGAGAGGTGTAaaggtaattaaaaataaaagaaaaattgaaataataacCATCCCTCTAAGTGACGCCTCCTCTTGAAGGAAGCAGCAAAGAGTAATATAAACAAGTGACAGACGAAATTAATGAAATAACTGTCTGACCATTTTGCAGCGTTGAAGAAGATGTTAACGCCGAGACGATCGGGACCGATCAGTCCCGAGGAGATCGGCAATGGGCACGAGACGAAGGATCCAGGCAGCACAGGAAACGGTTCGGTGACTCCAGGCACCTTTGAAAATGGCGATGGAACGAAGGAGTTCCTCTCGACCGGAAGAACCGGCAGGAGGAACGCTCTGCCAGATATCATGGGTTGCCACGCTGAAACAGGATTGCTAGATTTACCAGACCGTTTCGAGGAGCTTTCTACTGCTACAGGTTTgttaaaaaaatgaatttttaaaaaattaggcAACTTAGTCCcaaaatgtacaaaatacacagaTTCACAATACTAATACTAATAAAATCAGGAAGATCCTATGAGTTAAAAAACGTAAAAGTAACACTATCTCAAGACACAAATGATAAAAGTCTCACGTGTGTACAAAAGAATGCGTAATTCTTCAAtatgttaatatttttaaaaaaatgctgTCATTAATCTCGATATGTTCATAACCTCTAACGATGACTTATAACCTTCACCCACCTTGCATATACAGTATGAATCTTGCAACTATGGCTAGGGTCCGAAATTAGCTGAGACTGCTAACAAGTACTGAATACTGTATACACCATGTCACACAGTGTATATAGCTTCAGCAATATTAGCAGTTTCAGCTGAATTTCGGGCTGCAGCTTATATCACTTGAACTTTCTTTAAACTGTTTGTTGCGTGAAATAATGTTTCAAATGAAAGTTGTTCCTTTATGCTCCTTTTTGGTACGTTTCTCttgataccaaacaactttcgtttacaacaaatagtttacaagaaaagTTAGGAGATAAAGTTGCGAGACTCACTCTATAATAAGGTTACAACTAGAtattaattaaagaaaaaaatcTGTACTGAATACTGAAACATTTACGCGATCTAATTGCAGATCAGTCAAGCAGTGGTCAAGATCCAAACCTACCTAGTACGTCGAAACAGGGTTGATGTGACTTCACGTTTCCATAACGAAAACTTTCGACTGTGGAACATCGACGGACTGTGCCATCGATGTAAGCAATACAAATAACGAAAAAATGGTTATTTAAAGTTTGACGAAAGGTTCTCGAAACACCGACGGCCCGCCAATTTGCGTGAAGCGCTTGCGCATGACGTCCGCGCATCTATTTGCGTCTGCGCAGAACAATCGTTTCTTTGAAGCTAGATCATACGATTCTCGTGATATAACCTTCTTTTAACGCGATCCTTTTGTTCGCTATTGAAAATCCAGCGTAGAGAGTTCGTAGTTAGCGACACGGGGATGAGATACATGAgaacaatgagtattgaaacgttTTGAATAACACGCAGCGTCAAATCGGATACTGGTTGAAAAGCAATGTCAGAGATAATGCAGCGACTCTGGCGACACATTATTGTAACTACGCAGCTCGATGCTCGTTTGTTCTATTTTACCACAGGAGAGAACTGTCCTTTGAGACCTGTGCGATAACATCGAAACAGCGGTCTAACCTTGATTATTTGTGcgtttatgaaataaaaataatactagCATGCAGAGAGTCTTTTGTGAGTTCTGGGAATAGAATTGGCAAACGTGGATCGCGATATTTCTGTACACAGCGCGCGTTCGACTCGAAAAGATTAGTAGCTATTCAgtttttatttttccatgtggGATACAGCGAGACAAAAAAGTATTTGCATACCCAGTTTTCGTATAATATTACATAGAGGAACAGAGGGATAATAGGTTATGAAGataacttttccatctcaaaCGTTCAGTGTCGTATAACAATGTAGACCTAGGGGATGTTTTATATGCAAAGTGAGGTTACAAATACTTTTTTGATTTTCAAAGTAGCAAGTTTTCTATTGAATCGAGTCGTCGAATAACAGATTAAGAACATATAGTACATGCTAGAATTGTTTAACTTGCTATTGATATTTTTGATGCACGTATGTATGATCTTTGTTGTCATTGCGCATTGTTAAAAAGGGAACGTTGCATTTGAGTAGCAATTTTGAAGATTTAAGCATACCAGAAACTGCGATTTTGAATCCCTTCGGCGACGAGGAATTTTTTATAGGCATTTTGCTAAGAAAAATTGACCTATTAATGCATTATGTACTATGTCACCTATGAGACGAAACTGTTCATCTATTTTTGCGTAAATTCACGAACTCGTATACCTCATTAGTCGCTTtcgattttttttatattcgaaGGTTCAACTATTGCAGATTAGATGATATTTTGAGCATGCTTCAACGTTAACTTTAAAAGGTACAATAACAGTACAAATAGAACCGGTGCTTAGAGTTAATTTTCCTGCGAGTACAATATGAAAATGAACAGTGTAGATTTCTGTAAATATGACTGCATTCACAGCAAAGTTTCGATTATTTTCCTCGAACGAAATTCTAGTATCTAGTACGGAAATATTATAGAAACGATACTTTTAAAGATAAGATAAACGTTTTTATCGAGATGGCATTTGACTACGAACTGAGGAATTAATTTAGAATACATACTATTTTGAAAAATTGTACATACAGTTCTTCATTCTAATTTGACGAGTAACGTTAGGTTATGATTTAAGATTTTAAGACAGGGTATATAAAGTGAGTCagtgaaaaatattttctaagtaCATTTTGTGTAAAAACATTCTCCTCTTttatgaatttgaaaatttattactTCTTTTCTAAAAACTTCTGCGGATAAGGATCTTTCTAGTTAAAAGAGTTTATTAACTCTTAACTATAAATCGTCATTGAAATTGACTATACAAGGACTCATCTTTCATATTGAATTTCATGAATAAAGAGACTAGAAATCACAAGCAAGATAAAATGACTCGAATTGTATTCGCAGTTcaaaaaaattcagaaaatttTTGAAGAATGAAATAGGTAGAATTAACTTTGATATAAAAGCTTTACGTTCACTCAGCTACTTCACCAATTTAATGTATTAATAAAACCGCTGTTGATTTaaaaattctcatcacgcaattgGAAAAACAATTCAGTTGAATATTATATGTACAGTATTGTGAGTTTTGTATAAAAAGCTAGCGAGTCTTAACCGTTTAAGGCAGTGTTGTATAAAtggatttaaaaaaaatgaacaTTATATATTAATCATCGAATTGTAAATACATGACGTATATCTGAAATAGAATGTTTTGTGTGTAACAAGAGAACGACTGACAATGATCTCGTGTAAAGGAAcacgtttgttatgattacgcTATTTTATCGCGTAACAAAATCGTAATAATATTGTTTCAGGTATATTAGATTTTTGCTACAATTTAAGCGCGGGTAGACCCGCGAAACAAAAACAAGTGAACAGCATTGAGCTCCCACACCAG carries:
- the LOC143179739 gene encoding uncharacterized protein LOC143179739 isoform X1; this translates as MKVRLRKPLQDGDVYPQAETNYLTVSRNSRFKGYRRQHSVRLRALKKMLTPRRSGPISPEEIGNGHETKDPGSTGNGSVTPGTFENGDGTKEFLSTGRTGRRNALPDIMGCHAETGLLDLPDRFEELSTATDQSSSGQDPNLPSTSKQG
- the LOC143179739 gene encoding uncharacterized protein LOC143179739 isoform X2, translated to MVRLRKPLQDGDVYPQAETNYLTVSRNSRFKGYRRQHSVRLRALKKMLTPRRSGPISPEEIGNGHETKDPGSTGNGSVTPGTFENGDGTKEFLSTGRTGRRNALPDIMGCHAETGLLDLPDRFEELSTATDQSSSGQDPNLPSTSKQG